The following DNA comes from Enterobacter sp. SA187.
CCCGTAAAGCGGTGAAAGTATCCGATCAGGTGCCGGCGAAAACCACGCTGCTCATTGCCACTGGCCAGCAGGCGGGCGCGCTGGTAGAGGCCCTGCTGGTCCTGCGTAATCACAATCTGATCATGACCAAGCTGGAATCCCGTCCGATTTACGGCAACCCGTGGGAAGAGATGTTTTATCTGGATATTCAGGCCAACGTCGAATCCGCCGCCATGCAAAAAGCCCTGCACGAACTGAGCGAGATCACCCGCTCAATGAAAGTGCTGGGCTGTTATCCGGGGGAAAACGTTGTGCCGGTCGATCCGGCTTAACGTTCCACGAAAAGGGACTTTTTCACCCCTGCCACCTGCACCGGCAGGGTGAAAATGGCGCCCGACAGCGGATATTGCGCCGTTTCTTCCGGGGTCATGTTTTCCCTTGTAGTGGTAATAAACAGCGTTTTCATGTCCGCGCCGCCGAAACAGACCATCGTCGGGCAGCGTACCGGCAGGCGATATTCTTCCAGTTGCTCGCCCTGCGGCGAGAAGCGCGCGATGCGCCAGCCATCATAGAGCGCGCTCCAGTAGCCGCCTTCCACGTCCACCGCCGCGCCATCCGGCATTCCCTCTCCGTCAGTAAAGCGACGCAGCACCTTACGCTGCCCAGGCTCGCCGTCGGCGTCGAGCGGCGTGCAGTAAATCACCTTCTCCGGCGTGTCCGAGGTGAGCATCCACTTGCCGTCAGGACTGAAGGCCAGCCCGTTCGCGCCCTTGATGTCGCACTGGATCACTTTCGGGGTCAGATCGTTATCGATACGCATCAGCTGCGCGCCGTTATAATCCCCCGGCGCCCAGAAGGTCCCGGCGTAGAAACGCCCGCGCGGATCGGTGCCGCCGTCGTTGAAACGCGCCAGTTGCGGATTGGACGGATTGTCGCAGACTTTATTGGTCAGCAGCCCGCGCTTATCGGCGAGCCATATCGCAGTGCGCATGGCGACAATAAAACCGCCCTTCTCGCGTAGCGCAAAACAGCCCACTTCCTCCGGAAAGCGCAGCACAGAATGCTCGCCCGAGGCGAGATGGTAACGATGAATTTCGCCTTCAATAATATCGGCCCAGTAAAGCGCCTGCTCCGCCTCACTCCAGGTCGGGCATTCCGGCAGATGGCCGGTATAATCAAACAGCGGTTGCGGTTCAGCCATAACAAATCCCTTCTTATAAAAAAAGCCAGCGGATCACCCACTGGCTTCAAGTATATGCAGCTTTTCAGTTATTGACGGCTGTCGTTCGCCTGGCGCAGCAATACGCGGCTTTCGCTCTGGAAACGCTCAGCGTAATCGCCGAACCAGTGTTCCACCTTACGGAAGCTGTCGATGAAGGCCTGCTTGTTGCCCTGCTCCAGCAGGCCAATCGCCTCGCCAAAGCGCTGGTAATAGCGTTTGATCAGCGCCAGATTACTTTCCGACGACATAATAATGTCGGCATACAGCTGTGGATCCTGGGCAAACAGCCTTCCGACCATCGCCAGTTCCAGCCGGTAAATCGGCGACGAGAGCGCCAGCAACTGTTCAAGCTGAACGTTTTCTTCCGCCAGATGCAGGCCATAGGCAAAGGTGGCGAAGTGGCGCAGCGCCTGAATAAACGCCATGTGCTGATCGTGCTCCACGGCGCTGATGCGGTGCAGCCGCGCGCCCCAGACCTGGATCTGCTCCAGGAACCACTGATACGCTTCCGGCTGGCGGCCATCACAGTACACCACCACCTGCTTGGCGAGGCTGCCGCTGTCCGGGCCGAACATTGGGTGCAGACCCAGCACCGGGCCGTTATGCGCTGTCAGCATCGCCTGCAATGGCCCGCTTTTTACCGACGCCAGATCAACCAGAATGCAGTCATCCGGCAATGGCGGCAGTTTAGCGATGATCGACTCCGTCACGTGAATAGGCACGCTGACAATCACCATACCTGCGTCCGCCACAATGGATGCAGCGCGCGACCAGTCCTCTTTTTCCAGAATGCGCACTTCATAGCCGGAAAGCTGGAGCATTTTCTCAAACAGCCGCCCCATCTGCCCGCCACCGCCGACGATCACCACCGGGCGCAGCGTCGGATGCAGCGTCTTAAAGCCTTTGTCGTTTTCGCTGGAATAGGATTCGCGCATTACCCGGCGCAATACATCTTCAATCAGATCCGGCGGCACGCCCAGCGCCTGCGCTTCTTTCCGGCGCGATGCCAGCATTGAGGCTTCGCGCTCCGGCACGTAAATCGGCAAACCGTATTTGCTTTTTACTTCGCCCACTTCGGCGACCAGCGCCAGGCGGCGCGCCAGCAGATCCAGCAGCGCCTTATCCACTTCATCAATTTGATCGCGCAACGCGGTCAATTCTGCAACCATGACAACCTCTTAAGCGTGACGCGTCGCCAGATGCGCGCGCAGGTCCTTATCGATCTCGCGCAGCAGCGCATCGGTCGTTTCCCAGCTGATGCAGGCATCGGTAACGGAAACGCCATACTTCATTTCGCTGCGCGGCTGCTCGGATGACTGATTGCCTTCGTGAATATTACTTTCAATCATCAGACCAATAATCGAACGGTTGCCATCTTTAATCTGTGCGACAACAGACTCTGCAACCGCAGGCTGGCGACGGTAATCTTTGTTGGAATTACCATGGCTGCAATCTACCATCAGCGACGGCTTCAGTCCCGCCTGCGTCATCTCTTTTTCACACTGCGCCACGTCTGCCGGACTGTAGTTTGGCGCTTTGCCGCCGCGCAGGATCACATGCCCGTCCGGATTGCCCTGCGTCTGTAACAGGCAAACCTGTCCCGCCTGATTGATCCCCACAAAACGGTGCGGCATGGCTGCGGCGCGCATGGCGTTAATTGCCGTCGCCAGGCTGCCATCGGTGCCATTTTTAAAGCCCACCGGCATGGATAAACCGGAGGCCATTTCGCGGTGCGTTTGTGATTCGGTGGTACGCGCGCCAATCGCCGACCAGCTGAACAGATCGCCCAGGTATTGCGGGCTATTCGGATCCAGCGCTTCGGTCGCCAGCGGCAGGCCCATACCCACCAGTTCTACCAGCAGACGACGCGCAATCTTCAGGCCCGCTTCCACATCAAAAGAGCCATCCATATGCGGATCGTTAATCAGCCCCTTCCAGCCAACGGTGGTACGGGGTTTTTCAAAATAGACGCGCATCACCAGATAGAGGCTATCGCTGACCTCTGCGGCAAGGGCTTTAAACCGACGCGCGTATTCAATGGCCGCTTCCGGATCGTGAATGGAGCACGGACCGCAAACCACCAGCAGACGCGGATCGCGCCCGGCAATAATGTCAGACAGCGTCTGACGGGATTGCTCGATTTGCGCCTGTTGTTCCGCCGTCAGCGGGAATTCCGCTTTCAGCTGATCGGGCGTGATTAATACGTGTTCGTCGGTAATATGTACGTTGTTCAGCGCGTCTTTTTGCATGATGGCGATCCTGTCTGGCTCGTTTGCGATAGTGTCTCGTTGTGAGAGTGATTTAACGATACCACAAACGGTAAACATTTCAATCCAAAATACGTACACCTTACTTTACAATATGCATTTTAAGGCCATTTAAATGCTTTTAACGTGTAAAGATAACAATACACAGCAGCATGTGCCGTTATTCGGGCTACGCTTACATAACACACAGGAGAACGTAATGAAGACAGGTATGGTTTTGCTTTTACCCATTTTATTGATCGGCTGCTCCGTAGAACCTTACAGCCATGCCCCGACCTGGACCGGTACGGACTGGTACAGCGCCGGTAAAGACGATGCCCTGTCCGGCGCGGTCATAAAGAATAATGAGACGCTGGCGCTCGAGCACAACAGCAAAGAAATTAACCGTCCCCGGTACGCAGAGGGTTACGCGGATGGCCTGAAAAAGATCTGTCAGGATGATTTTCTGTATGCCTGGGGCCGCGCCGGGAAAATTTACCCGGCGGGCTGTGACACGCTTGAAAATGCCAGCACTTATCGTGCGCACTGGCAAAAAGGCATGGAAGAAGGCGCACGCGACAGCCGGCTTAATTAAGCTATCCGCGTGCGGTGTTTACTCCGCGACGGGTCGCCGGGCGCAGGCTTTGCGCCAGCGCAGCACGTCCACCGCCAGAAACAGCAGCAGGCTGACGCCCAGCACCGGTAATGCCAGCGCCAGCAGCAGCGCCACCACGCTGACCACAATACGTCCTGCCACGGGCAGCGCCAGCCAGCTTTGCATCAATGTCTGTACCGGGCTGACGTTCGACCCGGCAGGCCTGCGCAGCCACCAGAGCCGGTAACCCATCACAATCATCACGCACAGTCCAAGGCCAAAGGCGATCAGCACCAGTTGATTGGGCAGCCCGAACAGCACGCCCATATGGAAATCCACGCCCCAACGGGTCAGTTTCGCCATCAACGGGAAATCCTCAAACCGGGTGCTGTCGATCACCTGCATAGTATTTGCGTCCACCGCCACGGCATCCACCTGGGTCGGCCAGCTACGGTCGATTTCGGTGACCGTCCAGGCGCTGTTGGCATCCCGCGGCGGGCGGATCTCAAGCTTCGCCGCATTGATGCCAGCCGCACGCGCGACCTGCAATACTTCATCAAACTGTACCGAGTCCTCAACGCTGGCAGGCATCTCCATGCCATGATGATGACCATGATGTTCCGCATGGGGATCGGCTGCCTGCGCCGGGCCGTGCAACTGGGTGTTCACCTGCGGCGTCATCCAGCCGAAGGCAGCGCGCATTTTGTCAACGTTCCCGCCCGCCCACTGGGACCATGTCAGCCCGGTGACGGAAAACAGCAGCATGCCCGCCAGCAGGATCCAGCCGAGGGTGACGTGTACCCGCCGGGTATTCTGGAAGCTGTTGTTCAGGCGGCGCTTCGGGCGCGTATAAAACCACAGCACTATGCCGCCAAGCGCTGCGGCCCACATCCAGGACGCCGCCAGTTCACTGTACAGCCGCCCGGTATCGCCAAGCAGCAGCGAGCGATGCGCGTAGTCAATGATTTGCCGCAACGGCAGGATGCCGCTGGTGCCATAGACGGTGTGATCCCCTTTCACCGCCAGCGTTACCGGATCGATAAAAATCGCCCGGTGCTCCGACACGCCGAGCGCCGGATCGGCAAACATTACGCGGGTAGTGTCCGTATCCGCGAGTCCCGGACGCACGGCATGCAGACGCAGATGGCCGCCGGTAACCTGTTCCGCCACCGCGATCTGTTCCGCCAGCGGCTGACGTTCGCCGGTAGTGGTACCGTAAAGCGTATCGGCATAAAACAGGTTTTCCAGCTGTGGGGTGGCAACGTACAGCGTCCCGGTCAGGGCCGCCACAAAGATGAACGGCCCGACAAACAGACCAATATAAAAATGCAGGCGTCGCAGCAGGTTTAACCAGGCCGCGCGCGGGGTGCAGGTAGTCATACTTTTCCTTACTGAAAGCAAAGGTTCGCCTTGTGCGCAGGCACAGGCTTAATGGGTTTTAACAGGAAAAAGCAGACTGGCGCGGCGGCGCGCGGGTTTGAGGATAAAGCCAGGGAATAAAACGCCATGCCCGTTCGGGCGGGGGAAGCGGTGCGATATAAATACGGGTAAGCGTAGCGGAGAGAAAAAGCACCGCCAGCAGGATCAGGCCGGGCACGTGCGCCAGCAGTACGCAATAGCCGCAGGCTTCGGCATGATCGACCGGAATAACGTCCGGCGCGCTGTCGTGGTGTTCAGCCATCATGCTCATGTCATGATGCATGCCCGGCATGCTCGCCATGGGATCTTTTTGCAGGCTGACAGAGATAAGCGGCGCGACCAGGATCAGCAAAATAGCAAACAGGGCGAGCCATGCTGCTTTACGCTTGATGCTGGTATGATGAAATGCGCTCTGTGTCACGACTCCTCCGCATGCAGGGGGTCATTGTAAACGATTTATTGGTTTTTGGTTAATCTGGCGGGCAGGTTTTGGGCATGCGGGGAATAAAAAAAGGGCCGACCCGGAGGTCAGCCCTTTTCTGATGGGATGTCGCGAAAGCGATATCTTAGTTAAGACGCTCTTTGATACGAGCAGACTTACCAGTGCGCTCACGCAGGTAGTACAGTTTAGCTTTACGTACAGCACCACGACGTTTAACAGCAATGCTGTCAACTACCGGAGAGTGAGTCTGGAAGACACGCTCAACGCCTTCGCCGTTGGAAATTTTACGAACAGTGAATGCAGAGTGCAGACCGCGGTTACGAATAGCGATAACCACGCCCTCGAATGCCTGCAGACGTTTTTTGGAACCTTCAACAACCCATACTTTCACTTCCACGGTGTCACCCGGACGGAAGGAAGGTACGTCCTGCTTCATCTGCTCTTGTTCAAGTTGCTTAATAATGTTGCTCATAATTTAATCTCTTATCCTGGGTAAACTGATATTTGGGGGCTTACGCCTGCCCATCATGTTTATGCTGCTGTTGTGCGTGCTCTTTTTTGAACTCCGCCAGCAACTTTGCTTGCTCTTCAGTCAGAGCCAGGTTTTCCAGAAGTTCAGGTCTTCTAAGCCAGGTACGGCCCAACGACTGTTTCAGACGCCAGCGACGTATCTCGGCATGGTTCCCCGACAGCAATACTGCCGGTACTTCCATCCCTTCCAACACTTCAGGACGGGTATAGTGCGGACAGTCCAGCAATCCATCGGCAAAGGAATCTTCAGTTGCCGAGGCTTCATGTCCCAGTACCCCCGGAATAAACCGGGAAACCGAGTCAATCAGCGTCATTGCGGGTAACTCTCCACCGCTGAGAACGTAATCGCCGACAGACCATTCTTCGTCAATCTCGGTTTTGATTACGCGCTCATCTATCCCTTCGTAGCGGCCACACACCAGAATCAGCTTCTGATGCGTTGCCAGCTCGCTGACGCCCGCTTGATCAAGCTTGCGTCCCTGAGGTGACAGATAAATCACCTTTGCGCCTTCACCCGCCGCGGCTTTCGCTGCGTGGATGGCGTCCCGCAAGGGTTGTACCATCATCAGCATCCCCGGTCCGCCGCCGTAAGGACGTTCGTCCACGGTACGGTGCCGGTCATGAGCGAAATCACGCGGACTCCAGCTCTGGATGCTCAGCAGGCCATTTTTTACAGCCCGGCCAGTTACCCCGTAATCAGTAATCGCACGGAACATTTCAGGAAACAGGCTAACGATACCAATAAACACGCGCCAATCCCCTTAGCACCGACTTTTACTATTTATCCGGAGGTTTTAAAAACCAGGATCCCAATCTACTTCAATGGTGCGAGTAGTGAGATCGACATTCTTGATAACCTGCCCATCGAGGAACGGAACCAACCGCTCCTTGATACCAAATGCATCTTTCAGGTTTGCCTTGATGACGAGAACGTCATTGGAGCCGGTTTCCATCATATCAATGACTTTACCCAGCCCGTACCCTTCGGTGGTCACTACCTGGCAGCCAATAAGGTCTTTCCAGTAGTAGTCGCCATCGGTGAGGGCCGGCAACTGCGAGGTATCTACCATAATTTCGCAATTAGTCAGTAGATTCGCGCTGTCACGATCGTCAACGCCTTTCAGCTTGATGATCAGATCCTGATTGTGGTGCTTCCAGCTTTCCAGCTGTACCTGCTCCCACTGACCCGCCTTCTGGATAAACCAGGGCTGATAGTCAAAAATGCTTTCGGCGTCTTCGGTGGAGGAAAACACTCTGAGCCAACCACGAATACCGTAGGAAGAACCCATTTTGCCCAGTACAACCGGTTCAACAGGGACTTTTGCGGCGAGTTGCTTGCTCATCATGACCACCGTGACAGATTAAGCTGCTTTTTTTGCTTCTTTGATCAGCGCAGATACGCGATCAGAGATAGTTGCGCCCTGGCCAACCCAGTGAGCGATGCGATCCAGATCCAGGCGGGTGCCTTCTTCTTTTTCGCTGGCGATCGGGTTGAAGAAACCAACGCGCTCAATGAAGCGACCGTTACGTGCGTTACGGCTGTCAGTAACAACAACCTGGTAGAACGGACGCTTTTTAGCGCCGTGACGTGCTAAACGAATAGTTACCATAACATCCTCTTGTGTGAATAAAACACCGGGCCCCCTCGGAGGGACGGAGCCCGGTGTTATATTAAAAGCCCGAAAATTTTACTGATTTCTGGGGGAAATGCAATCAAGATATAGCAAAGGGGAGATTTAAGGCCGTCGGCGGTGCAGGCAGTTTGACGTCGGCGTGCGCGGAGTCGCCGGAGCGTACACGTAGTACGTGACGGTGACGAGCACACCCCGGTGTCAAAATGGCAAACAAGCCAGGCCGGGATATTTATCGACCCGGGAATCCTGGGGGCATCATCCCTTTCATGCCTCTCATCATTTTCGCCATCCCGCCCTTCTTCATCTTCTTCATCATGCGCTGCATGTCGTCGAACTGCTTCAGCAGGCGGTTAACGTCCTGCACCTGCATGCCGCAACCGGCGGCGATGCGGCGCTTGCGGGAACCTTTAATGATTTCCGGCTTAGCACGCTCTTTCAGCGTCATTGAGTTAATGATCGCCTCCATACGCACCAGCACTTTATCGTCCATCTGCGATTTAACGTTGTCCGGGATCTGCCCCATGCCCGGCAGCTTGCCCATCAGGCTTGCCATACCGCCCATGTTTTTCATCTGGCGCAGCTGCTCCAGGAAGTCGGTCAGATCGAAGCCGTCGCCTTTTTTCAGTTTGGTCGCCAGCTTTTCAGCCTGCGCGCGGTCAACTTTGCTTTCGATATCTTCGATCAGCGACAGCACGTCGCCCATGCCGAGAATACGGGACGCGATACGGTCCGGATGGAACGGCTCCAGCGCTTCGGTTTTCTCGCCGACGCCGAGGAACTTGATCGGCTTACCGGTAATATGACGAATGGAGAGCGCCGCACCGCCGCGGGCATCGCCGTCCACTTTGGTCAGCACCACGCCGGTCAGCGGCAGCGCTTCGTTGAAGGCTTTGGCGGTATTCGCCGCATCCTGACCGGTCATCGCATCGACGACAAACAGCGTTTCCACCGGCTTGATCGCGGCGTGAACCTGTTTGATTTCGTCCATCATCGCTTCGTCAACGTGCAGACGACCGGCGGTATCCACCAGCAGCACGTCGTAGAACTTCAGCTTCGCTTCTTTCAGCGCCGCATTAACGATTTCCAGCGGTTTCTGGGCAACGTCGGACGGGAAGAAATCGACGCCTACCTGCTGCGCCAGGGTTTCCAGCTGTTTGATCGCCGCCGGGCGATACACGTCCGCCGACACTACCAGTACTTTCTTTTTATGCTTCTCGCGCAGGAATTTACCCAGCTTACCGACGCTGGTGGTTTTACCCGCACCCTGTAAACCCGCCATCAGCACCACGGCTGGCGGCTGCGCGGCCAGGTTAAGCACCTGGTTTTCTTCACCCATCGCCGCAACCAGTTCGCCGCGTACGA
Coding sequences within:
- a CDS encoding DUF2946 domain-containing protein; protein product: MTQSAFHHTSIKRKAAWLALFAILLILVAPLISVSLQKDPMASMPGMHHDMSMMAEHHDSAPDVIPVDHAEACGYCVLLAHVPGLILLAVLFLSATLTRIYIAPLPPPERAWRFIPWLYPQTRAPPRQSAFSC
- the tyrA gene encoding bifunctional chorismate mutase/prephenate dehydrogenase gives rise to the protein MVAELTALRDQIDEVDKALLDLLARRLALVAEVGEVKSKYGLPIYVPEREASMLASRRKEAQALGVPPDLIEDVLRRVMRESYSSENDKGFKTLHPTLRPVVIVGGGGQMGRLFEKMLQLSGYEVRILEKEDWSRAASIVADAGMVIVSVPIHVTESIIAKLPPLPDDCILVDLASVKSGPLQAMLTAHNGPVLGLHPMFGPDSGSLAKQVVVYCDGRQPEAYQWFLEQIQVWGARLHRISAVEHDQHMAFIQALRHFATFAYGLHLAEENVQLEQLLALSSPIYRLELAMVGRLFAQDPQLYADIIMSSESNLALIKRYYQRFGEAIGLLEQGNKQAFIDSFRKVEHWFGDYAERFQSESRVLLRQANDSRQ
- the rpsP gene encoding 30S ribosomal protein S16, producing MVTIRLARHGAKKRPFYQVVVTDSRNARNGRFIERVGFFNPIASEKEEGTRLDLDRIAHWVGQGATISDRVSALIKEAKKAA
- a CDS encoding PepSY-associated TM helix domain-containing protein, encoding MTTCTPRAAWLNLLRRLHFYIGLFVGPFIFVAALTGTLYVATPQLENLFYADTLYGTTTGERQPLAEQIAVAEQVTGGHLRLHAVRPGLADTDTTRVMFADPALGVSEHRAIFIDPVTLAVKGDHTVYGTSGILPLRQIIDYAHRSLLLGDTGRLYSELAASWMWAAALGGIVLWFYTRPKRRLNNSFQNTRRVHVTLGWILLAGMLLFSVTGLTWSQWAGGNVDKMRAAFGWMTPQVNTQLHGPAQAADPHAEHHGHHHGMEMPASVEDSVQFDEVLQVARAAGINAAKLEIRPPRDANSAWTVTEIDRSWPTQVDAVAVDANTMQVIDSTRFEDFPLMAKLTRWGVDFHMGVLFGLPNQLVLIAFGLGLCVMIVMGYRLWWLRRPAGSNVSPVQTLMQSWLALPVAGRIVVSVVALLLALALPVLGVSLLLFLAVDVLRWRKACARRPVAE
- the rimM gene encoding ribosome maturation factor RimM (Essential for efficient processing of 16S rRNA) — protein: MSKQLAAKVPVEPVVLGKMGSSYGIRGWLRVFSSTEDAESIFDYQPWFIQKAGQWEQVQLESWKHHNQDLIIKLKGVDDRDSANLLTNCEIMVDTSQLPALTDGDYYWKDLIGCQVVTTEGYGLGKVIDMMETGSNDVLVIKANLKDAFGIKERLVPFLDGQVIKNVDLTTRTIEVDWDPGF
- the aroF gene encoding 3-deoxy-7-phosphoheptulonate synthase AroF; this translates as MQKDALNNVHITDEHVLITPDQLKAEFPLTAEQQAQIEQSRQTLSDIIAGRDPRLLVVCGPCSIHDPEAAIEYARRFKALAAEVSDSLYLVMRVYFEKPRTTVGWKGLINDPHMDGSFDVEAGLKIARRLLVELVGMGLPLATEALDPNSPQYLGDLFSWSAIGARTTESQTHREMASGLSMPVGFKNGTDGSLATAINAMRAAAMPHRFVGINQAGQVCLLQTQGNPDGHVILRGGKAPNYSPADVAQCEKEMTQAGLKPSLMVDCSHGNSNKDYRRQPAVAESVVAQIKDGNRSIIGLMIESNIHEGNQSSEQPRSEMKYGVSVTDACISWETTDALLREIDKDLRAHLATRHA
- the rplS gene encoding 50S ribosomal protein L19; the protein is MSNIIKQLEQEQMKQDVPSFRPGDTVEVKVWVVEGSKKRLQAFEGVVIAIRNRGLHSAFTVRKISNGEGVERVFQTHSPVVDSIAVKRRGAVRKAKLYYLRERTGKSARIKERLN
- a CDS encoding SMP-30/gluconolactonase/LRE family protein, which encodes MAEPQPLFDYTGHLPECPTWSEAEQALYWADIIEGEIHRYHLASGEHSVLRFPEEVGCFALREKGGFIVAMRTAIWLADKRGLLTNKVCDNPSNPQLARFNDGGTDPRGRFYAGTFWAPGDYNGAQLMRIDNDLTPKVIQCDIKGANGLAFSPDGKWMLTSDTPEKVIYCTPLDADGEPGQRKVLRRFTDGEGMPDGAAVDVEGGYWSALYDGWRIARFSPQGEQLEEYRLPVRCPTMVCFGGADMKTLFITTTRENMTPEETAQYPLSGAIFTLPVQVAGVKKSLFVER
- the ffh gene encoding signal recognition particle protein, translating into MFDNLTDRLSRTLRNISGRGRLTEENIKETLREVRMALLEADVALPVVRDFINRVKEKSVGQDVNKSLTPGQEFIKIVRGELVAAMGEENQVLNLAAQPPAVVLMAGLQGAGKTTSVGKLGKFLREKHKKKVLVVSADVYRPAAIKQLETLAQQVGVDFFPSDVAQKPLEIVNAALKEAKLKFYDVLLVDTAGRLHVDEAMMDEIKQVHAAIKPVETLFVVDAMTGQDAANTAKAFNEALPLTGVVLTKVDGDARGGAALSIRHITGKPIKFLGVGEKTEALEPFHPDRIASRILGMGDVLSLIEDIESKVDRAQAEKLATKLKKGDGFDLTDFLEQLRQMKNMGGMASLMGKLPGMGQIPDNVKSQMDDKVLVRMEAIINSMTLKERAKPEIIKGSRKRRIAAGCGMQVQDVNRLLKQFDDMQRMMKKMKKGGMAKMMRGMKGMMPPGFPGR
- a CDS encoding DUF2799 domain-containing protein — protein: MKTGMVLLLPILLIGCSVEPYSHAPTWTGTDWYSAGKDDALSGAVIKNNETLALEHNSKEINRPRYAEGYADGLKKICQDDFLYAWGRAGKIYPAGCDTLENASTYRAHWQKGMEEGARDSRLN
- the trmD gene encoding tRNA (guanosine(37)-N1)-methyltransferase TrmD, which gives rise to MFIGIVSLFPEMFRAITDYGVTGRAVKNGLLSIQSWSPRDFAHDRHRTVDERPYGGGPGMLMMVQPLRDAIHAAKAAAGEGAKVIYLSPQGRKLDQAGVSELATHQKLILVCGRYEGIDERVIKTEIDEEWSVGDYVLSGGELPAMTLIDSVSRFIPGVLGHEASATEDSFADGLLDCPHYTRPEVLEGMEVPAVLLSGNHAEIRRWRLKQSLGRTWLRRPELLENLALTEEQAKLLAEFKKEHAQQQHKHDGQA